The following are encoded in a window of Gavia stellata isolate bGavSte3 chromosome 17, bGavSte3.hap2, whole genome shotgun sequence genomic DNA:
- the LIN7C gene encoding protein lin-7 homolog C: protein MAALGEPVRLERDICRAIELLEKLQRSGEVPPQKLQALQRVLQSEFCNAVREVYEHVYETVDISSSPEVRANATAKATVAAFAASEGHSHPRVVELPKTEEGLGFNIMGGKEQNSPIYISRIIPGGIADRHGGLKRGDQLLSVNGVSVEGEHHEKAVELLKAAQGKVKLVVRYTPKVLEEMESRFEKMRSAKRRQQN from the exons ATGGCGGCGCTGGGCGAGCCGGTGCGGCTGGAGCGAG acATCTGCAGAGCAATTGAGTTGCTGGAAAAATTACAGAGAAGTGGAGAAGTGCCACCACAAAAGCTACAGGCTTTGCAAAGGGTCCTTCAAAGTGAATTCTGTAATGCGGTAAGGGAG GTGTATGAACACGTATATGAAACTGTGGATATCAGCAGTAGCCCAGAAGTTAGAGCTAATGCAACAGCAAAG GCCACTGTAGCTGCATTTGCTGCTAGTGAAGGTCATTCCCATCCCAGAGTGGTTGAACTACCCAAAACCGAAGAAGGTCTGGGATTCAACATTATGGGAGGCAAAGAACAAAATTCTCCAATCTATATCTCTCGAATTATCCCTGGCGGTATAGCTGATAGACATGGAGGCCTGAAACGTGGAGACCAGCTGCTTTCTGTGAACGGAGTG AGTGTCGAAGGTGAACACCATGAAAAAGCAGTAGAACTGCTGAAGGCAGCTCAAGGAAAGGTTAAATTAGTTGTGCGATACACGCCAAAGGTCCTGGAAGAAATGGAGTCAAGATTTGAAAAAATGAGATCAGCAAAACGCAGGCAGCAAAATTAA